From Buchnera aphidicola (Nurudea shiraii), the proteins below share one genomic window:
- a CDS encoding flagellar basal body L-ring protein FlgH codes for MTFIFKIKYYLVFTCFITLSGCVLHPSTILNQNEPDSSIMWPDLINHSNYQEQHTDVSHFEPLFEDYRPHNVGDTLTVILQENISASQSLSNNLTHDGSTNLGITFGSNYKNNNYENKAGLNSFSKNDFLGTGSSFANNTFVGLITVTVNQVLPNGNLKVMGEKKISINEEKEKIRFSGIVNPRNISRNNSITSTQIADSRIEYISYGLINRGLHVGWFQRLFLSILSI; via the coding sequence ATGACATTCATTTTTAAAATAAAGTATTATTTAGTTTTTACTTGTTTTATAACACTTAGTGGTTGTGTCTTACATCCGAGTACAATACTAAATCAAAATGAACCAGATTCTTCTATAATGTGGCCAGACTTAATTAATCATTCAAACTATCAAGAACAACATACTGATGTTTCTCATTTTGAACCATTATTTGAAGATTACAGACCTCATAATGTAGGAGATACTTTAACCGTAATTTTGCAAGAAAATATTAGTGCTAGTCAAAGTTTATCTAATAATCTAACGCACGACGGCAGTACTAATCTCGGAATAACATTTGGAAGCAACTATAAAAATAACAATTATGAAAATAAAGCGGGACTGAATAGTTTTTCTAAAAATGATTTTCTCGGAACAGGAAGTTCATTTGCAAATAACACTTTTGTAGGATTAATTACAGTAACTGTTAACCAAGTTTTACCAAATGGCAATTTAAAAGTTATGGGAGAAAAAAAAATTTCAATAAATGAAGAAAAAGAAAAAATACGTTTTTCAGGAATAGTGAATCCACGAAACATTTCTCGAAACAATTCTATAACATCAACTCAAATAGCTGATTCACGCATTGAATATATTAGTTATGGACTTATTAATAGAGGACTCCATGTTGGTTGGTTTCAACGCTTATTTTTAAGTATTTTGTCTATTTAA
- a CDS encoding flagellar basal body P-ring protein FlgI: protein MLIKILLKCIFVTFLLMSTNIYADKIRDLATIQGIRENQLIGYGLIAGLNGTGDDTNHSPYTVQTLKNMLNQLGIDFSIEKNMQLKNIASVIVTAKYSNFIHVGQKIDAFVSSIGNAKSLKGGILLMTPLRSTDNKIYAIAQGNITVDEKYFSKNKFKNFSINLYNSGKIIEGATIEKETYNNFEKNRVVTLQLNNEDFTVVQKISDLINIKYPNSAIALNSRTIQLYTPEDNAIKIKMLSIIQDIDVDTPIQNAKVIINTKTGDIVMNNEVKINSCAIAHDDISMIINHPKTKIKKFHTPFFNVETNTLETKNKKNEYNNYNKNNKIQYIEKVVNLSDIVHALNSLGIRPLELIAILQAMHNAGCLRAKLEVI, encoded by the coding sequence ATGTTAATAAAAATATTGTTGAAATGTATTTTTGTAACGTTTTTGTTAATGAGTACGAATATATATGCTGATAAAATAAGAGATTTAGCTACTATTCAAGGAATTCGAGAGAATCAACTTATAGGTTATGGATTAATTGCTGGATTAAACGGAACGGGGGACGATACCAATCATAGTCCATATACTGTTCAAACACTTAAAAATATGTTGAATCAACTCGGTATTGATTTTTCTATAGAAAAAAATATGCAATTAAAAAATATTGCTTCAGTTATAGTAACTGCTAAATATTCAAATTTTATCCATGTAGGGCAAAAAATAGACGCTTTCGTTTCTTCTATTGGAAATGCAAAAAGCTTAAAAGGAGGGATATTATTAATGACTCCCTTGAGAAGTACTGATAACAAAATATATGCTATTGCTCAAGGAAATATAACAGTTGACGAAAAATATTTTTCTAAAAACAAATTTAAAAATTTTTCAATTAACTTATATAACAGCGGAAAAATTATTGAAGGTGCTACAATAGAGAAAGAAACTTATAATAATTTTGAAAAAAATAGAGTTGTCACATTACAACTTAATAATGAAGATTTTACCGTAGTTCAAAAAATTAGTGATTTAATTAATATTAAATATCCTAATTCTGCAATTGCATTGAATTCTAGAACTATACAATTATATACTCCGGAAGATAATGCTATAAAAATTAAAATGTTGTCAATTATCCAAGATATTGACGTTGATACACCTATTCAAAATGCAAAAGTAATAATCAACACCAAAACTGGTGACATTGTAATGAATAATGAAGTAAAAATAAATTCTTGTGCAATAGCACATGATGATATATCTATGATTATTAATCATCCAAAAACCAAAATAAAAAAATTTCATACTCCATTTTTTAATGTTGAAACAAATACTTTAGAAACTAAAAACAAAAAAAATGAATATAACAATTATAATAAAAATAACAAGATACAATACATTGAAAAAGTTGTAAACCTTAGTGATATAGTACATGCATTAAATTCTCTCGGAATTAGACCACTAGAGTTAATAGCAATATTACAAGCTATGCATAACGCAGGATGTTTACGTGCTAAATTAGAGGTTATATAA
- the rpmF gene encoding 50S ribosomal protein L32, whose amino-acid sequence MAVQKNKPTRSKRGMRRSHDHILKTPILSVDKTSKEIHVRHHITKKKYYRGKKVI is encoded by the coding sequence ATGGCAGTGCAAAAAAATAAACCAACTCGATCCAAAAGAGGAATGCGAAGATCTCATGATCACATATTAAAAACTCCAATATTATCTGTAGACAAAACATCTAAAGAAATCCATGTGAGACACCATATTACTAAAAAAAAATATTATAGAGGGAAAAAAGTAATTTAA
- a CDS encoding Rne/Rng family ribonuclease: MKRILINSVQEGRLCVAYINGQNLYDLDIEYSKYKHRKLNIYKGKVIRIESSLNAAFIDYGANKCGFLPFKEISETYFLKEKTNKIYHNYNNILKLGQECIVQISKQERGKKGVSLTTFISLISSYLILMPINPGLKGISKKIQGKNRINLKRMFVTLNIPSKMGLIIRTSGLKKSTIDLQEDLNVLLKHWKNIQKIAEISSVPFLIYQEENIIFRTVRDYLCKDISEILVDNPITLNDMYNYLCILKRYDFKDKIKLYSGKNSLFEHYQIQSQIDSIFQRIVQLPSGGSITIDSLEALTAIDINSCKSIKGVNIEQTAFNTNLEAIYEIARQLRLRDLGGLIVIDFINMKTFNNKKSILHSLRHFLKKDRAIIKIGNISKFGLLEMSRQRLNFFRKKFNYFLCTMCNKKYEIQY; the protein is encoded by the coding sequence ATGAAAAGAATATTAATTAATTCTGTTCAAGAAGGGAGATTATGTGTTGCTTATATAAATGGTCAAAATTTATATGATTTAGATATAGAATATTCAAAATATAAACATAGAAAACTTAATATTTATAAAGGGAAAGTAATTAGAATTGAATCTAGTTTAAATGCAGCATTTATTGATTATGGAGCTAATAAATGTGGTTTTCTCCCATTTAAAGAAATCTCTGAGACATATTTTTTAAAAGAAAAAACTAATAAAATTTATCATAACTATAATAATATTTTAAAATTAGGTCAAGAATGTATTGTTCAGATTAGTAAACAAGAAAGAGGAAAAAAAGGAGTTTCATTAACTACATTTATAAGTCTAATAAGTAGTTATTTAATACTTATGCCAATAAATCCGGGATTAAAAGGAATATCTAAAAAAATTCAAGGTAAAAATAGAATAAACTTAAAAAGAATGTTTGTAACATTAAACATTCCTAGCAAAATGGGTTTAATTATTAGGACTTCTGGACTTAAAAAATCAACAATTGATTTACAAGAAGATTTAAACGTTTTATTAAAGCATTGGAAAAATATTCAAAAAATAGCAGAAATAAGTTCAGTTCCATTTTTAATTTATCAAGAAGAAAACATAATTTTTCGCACTGTTCGAGATTATTTGTGTAAAGACATTAGTGAAATTCTTGTAGATAACCCCATTACTTTAAATGACATGTATAATTATTTATGTATACTAAAAAGATATGACTTTAAAGATAAAATAAAATTATATTCTGGAAAGAATTCATTGTTTGAACATTATCAAATACAATCACAAATTGATTCTATTTTTCAACGTATTGTTCAACTTCCTTCTGGTGGTTCCATTACCATTGATTCTTTAGAAGCGCTAACTGCTATTGATATTAATTCATGTAAATCAATTAAAGGTGTGAATATTGAACAAACAGCGTTTAACACGAATTTGGAAGCTATTTATGAAATTGCTCGTCAATTGCGATTAAGAGATCTTGGAGGGCTAATTGTCATTGATTTCATTAACATGAAAACATTTAACAACAAAAAATCGATATTACATAGTTTGCGTCATTTTCTTAAGAAAGATCGTGCTATTATTAAAATTGGAAACATTTCTAAATTTGGTTTATTAGAAATGTCGAGACAACGTTTAAATTTTTTCAGAAAAAAGTTTAATTATTTTTTATGTACTATGTGTAATAAAAAATATGAAATACAATATTAA
- a CDS encoding rod-binding protein encodes MKNDFYFSMDKFLNFKNNTELSQYTKEQNDNNISKVAKQIEGLFVHMMIKSMKNSFPKDNLIQRNQENLYQDVYDQFIAQKISEKGIGLAKMIEKQINLSNTMNNQIFQPENA; translated from the coding sequence ATGAAAAATGATTTTTATTTTTCTATGGATAAATTTTTAAACTTTAAAAACAATACTGAATTATCGCAATATACTAAAGAACAAAATGATAACAATATCTCAAAAGTAGCTAAGCAAATTGAAGGGTTATTTGTACACATGATGATAAAAAGTATGAAAAATAGCTTCCCAAAAGATAATTTAATTCAAAGAAATCAAGAAAACTTATATCAAGATGTCTATGATCAATTTATTGCTCAAAAAATTAGTGAAAAAGGAATAGGATTGGCTAAAATGATTGAAAAACAAATAAATTTATCAAATACCATGAATAATCAAATATTTCAACCAGAAAACGCGTAA
- a CDS encoding RluA family pseudouridine synthase, translating into MVTKIIPTSFLEIKKEHIKQRIDNFLFNKFKQLSKNTIYKKIRTGQIRINKKRIQPKYKLQLGDYIRIPPIKSFCKNIKTKKLSKKLKSLLDNSILYEDNYLLILNKPAGIAVHSGSGINLGIIECFRILRHKEIELDLVHRLDRGTSGVLILAKKRSMLRELHKQLKEKKVQKKYLALVHGNWPENIKCISAPLLKTKINLNHIVKINNINGKFSKTFFKIKKKYTHNTLMLITPITGRTHQIRVHTQYANHPIVLDEKYGKINLDNIIKSNFSTKRLLLHASSIVFFHPKIKKSLKIVAPIDKEFQNMLNNL; encoded by the coding sequence ATGGTAACTAAAATTATTCCTACATCGTTTTTAGAAATTAAAAAAGAACATATAAAACAAAGAATAGATAACTTTTTATTTAATAAATTTAAACAACTTTCAAAAAATACAATTTATAAAAAAATAAGAACAGGTCAAATTAGAATCAATAAAAAACGAATACAACCCAAATATAAGTTACAATTAGGAGACTATATTAGAATTCCTCCTATTAAAAGTTTTTGTAAAAATATAAAAACTAAAAAATTAAGCAAAAAGTTAAAATCTCTTCTTGATAATAGCATTTTATATGAAGATAACTACTTATTAATACTTAACAAACCTGCTGGAATAGCAGTACATAGCGGAAGTGGAATTAATTTGGGTATTATAGAATGTTTTAGAATACTACGTCATAAAGAAATAGAACTTGATTTAGTCCACAGACTTGATAGAGGAACATCTGGAGTACTTATTTTAGCAAAAAAACGCTCAATGTTACGTGAATTACATAAACAGTTAAAAGAAAAAAAAGTTCAAAAAAAATATTTAGCTTTAGTTCATGGAAATTGGCCTGAAAACATAAAATGTATTTCAGCCCCTTTACTAAAAACTAAAATCAATTTAAATCACATTGTTAAAATTAATAATATTAATGGAAAATTTTCAAAAACTTTTTTTAAAATAAAAAAAAAATATACTCATAATACTTTAATGCTTATTACTCCAATAACTGGAAGAACTCATCAAATTAGAGTTCATACCCAATATGCAAATCATCCAATTGTATTAGATGAAAAATATGGTAAAATAAATTTAGATAACATTATAAAAAGTAACTTCTCTACTAAAAGATTATTATTACACGCTTCTTCTATTGTTTTTTTTCATCCAAAAATAAAAAAGTCTTTAAAAATAGTAGCTCCTATAGATAAAGAATTTCAAAATATGTTGAACAATCTTTAA
- a CDS encoding acyltransferase domain-containing protein, producing the protein MRLVSILFPGQEPQNISTLSYFINKHSIIKNTFDESSEYIGCNLRKLIQKSSDTMINKSKYSKLIMLTLSISIYRLWKNNNKRDLLILAGHSLGEYSALVCSESLKFQDAIKLVILRDKFMKKCMGKKKGAMHAIIGLSELDIQKILNNIKNSENVSIACINTKYQIVISGEESIVFKISNICKKSGAKKIFRLSITPPSHCTLMKKASKKLSEVLNTIPFKKPIFPVINNVDAQCETSELNIKNALSRQLFCPVKWMDCIIYLSKKTSIFFEAGLNNTLINLNKFIIKTPSTSLNIKTNIIP; encoded by the coding sequence ATGCGTCTTGTTTCTATTTTATTTCCTGGACAAGAACCACAAAATATAAGTACATTATCTTATTTTATAAATAAACATTCAATTATAAAAAATACTTTTGATGAATCTTCTGAATATATTGGATGTAATTTACGTAAACTTATTCAAAAAAGTTCAGATACAATGATAAATAAAAGTAAATATTCTAAATTAATTATGTTAACATTATCAATTTCTATATATCGACTTTGGAAAAATAACAATAAGAGAGATTTACTAATATTAGCTGGACATAGTTTAGGAGAATATTCAGCATTAGTTTGTTCTGAATCTTTAAAATTTCAAGATGCTATAAAACTGGTTATCTTACGTGATAAATTTATGAAAAAATGTATGGGGAAGAAAAAAGGAGCTATGCATGCTATAATAGGATTAAGTGAATTAGATATACAAAAGATTTTAAATAATATTAAAAATTCTGAAAATGTTTCAATAGCTTGTATTAATACTAAATATCAAATAGTTATTTCGGGAGAGGAATCTATAGTTTTTAAAATAAGTAATATATGTAAAAAAAGTGGTGCAAAAAAAATTTTTCGTCTTTCTATCACTCCTCCATCTCATTGTACATTAATGAAGAAAGCTTCAAAAAAGCTATCAGAAGTATTGAATACTATACCATTTAAAAAACCAATATTTCCAGTAATTAATAATGTAGATGCACAATGCGAAACTTCCGAATTAAACATTAAAAACGCTTTATCTAGGCAATTATTTTGTCCGGTAAAGTGGATGGATTGTATAATATATTTATCCAAAAAAACATCTATATTTTTTGAAGCCGGATTAAACAATACATTAATTAATCTAAATAAATTTATTATTAAAACTCCATCAACTTCACTTAATATTAAAACTAACATTATTCCATAA
- a CDS encoding beta-ketoacyl-ACP reductase → MKSKKIALVTGASRGIGKGIAIKLIDKGIIVIGTSTSFHGTQIIDNYLKKNGTSIILDVMNPHSIQNTISELYKNFEYIDILINNIGITKDKLLKNMTYKDWEDVLKTNLNSIFYISKPIINRMTKKKKGKIVTIGSIMGHIGNYGQTNYSASKSGLIGFNRSLAIEVASKGICVNMISPGFIKTEMTKNLTEKTKKKYLSKIPMKKFGTINDISETVLFLISDDMNYITGQVIHVNGGMYMP, encoded by the coding sequence ATGAAATCAAAAAAAATAGCATTAGTAACAGGAGCTAGTAGAGGAATAGGAAAAGGAATTGCAATTAAATTAATAGATAAAGGAATTATCGTTATTGGAACATCTACATCTTTTCATGGAACACAAATAATTGATAATTATTTAAAAAAAAATGGAACTAGTATTATTCTTGATGTTATGAATCCTCATTCCATTCAAAATACTATATCAGAACTTTATAAAAACTTCGAATATATTGACATATTAATTAATAATATAGGAATTACAAAAGATAAATTATTAAAAAATATGACATATAAAGATTGGGAGGATGTTTTAAAAACTAATTTAAATTCTATTTTTTACATATCGAAACCTATAATAAACAGGATGACAAAAAAGAAAAAAGGGAAAATTGTTACCATAGGATCTATTATGGGACATATAGGAAACTATGGACAAACTAATTACTCTGCTTCTAAATCTGGATTAATTGGTTTTAATAGATCTCTAGCTATAGAAGTAGCTTCTAAAGGAATTTGTGTAAATATGATATCACCTGGATTTATAAAAACTGAAATGACTAAAAATTTAACAGAAAAAACAAAAAAAAAATATCTTTCTAAAATACCTATGAAAAAATTTGGAACAATAAATGATATATCTGAAACTGTATTATTTTTGATATCTGACGACATGAATTATATCACAGGTCAGGTTATACACGTTAATGGAGGAATGTATATGCCTTAA